A single Tenacibaculum sp. 190524A02b DNA region contains:
- a CDS encoding JAB domain-containing protein: protein MENIITTDYFAIGEVKLSYQKKSNVIFEKITSSQSADTCIRTFFPKEQIIYREHMYAMYLNNSNNVLGYQLLSVGGITSTLVDIRVLMQGALLTNSVAIILFHNHPSNKLQPSIADKNLTQKIIRSAETLDLKVLDHLIITEDSYYSFADNGDI, encoded by the coding sequence ATGGAAAATATTATAACTACTGATTATTTCGCAATTGGAGAAGTTAAATTATCCTATCAGAAAAAGAGTAACGTGATTTTTGAGAAAATTACAAGCTCACAATCAGCAGATACCTGTATTCGTACATTTTTTCCCAAAGAACAAATCATTTATCGTGAACATATGTATGCAATGTATTTAAACAACTCAAATAATGTACTTGGATATCAATTGTTAAGTGTTGGAGGGATTACATCTACCTTAGTTGATATTCGTGTGTTAATGCAAGGTGCGTTACTTACAAATTCTGTGGCTATAATATTATTTCATAACCATCCGTCCAATAAGTTGCAGCCATCAATCGCAGATAAAAACCTAACACAAAAAATAATTCGTTCAGCAGAGACGTTAGATTTAAAAGTATTGGATCATTTAATCATTACAGAAGATAGCTACTACAGTTTTGCAGATAATGGGGATATATAA
- a CDS encoding recombinase family protein, which translates to MQSINLMNYRIGRYVRKSQEDTGRQVQSIASQVDVLKEIEQREGIKVFKTYKDNASAYKPNNRDGFNQLLQDINEGKIDGILCWKADRLARNHIEGGIILHCLEKGILKFIKTPYKTYLPTDNMVPLSIEIGMSNQYSRDLSNNVKRGNMTKIKNGGHCHVAPQGYINNKVDKTIEIDPERFDTVRKLWDLALTGVYSLKQICTIANDDWGFKTRPKKRTGNVPLSVRTLHGIFINPFYYGKTRNGKNEGIGKHKAMVTYNEFQKVQSLLKSKGRKSKTSCSFTYTGLFHCGECTCSITAEKKVKYKCPKCKKRHTAKHPKVCSCGYQITLSTINKGKFYTYYHCSKSKTKCSQKSITLDVLENEIISFLGKFEVNEDFIQWSKKWLELLKINSIKEKQRENLLNAQKIERLKKKKSRLLDMRLNDEIDEVIFKEKNGQLEKEIECIESFKKDEIITRFEEELSFLAGLKKRFENYAPKERKILLNKISSNHYLMGKEVNMEAKKVYLSILNLRKHKNLNFEPPKSQSTKDLNEGQKQCYYAWLATLKEFRTTL; encoded by the coding sequence ATGCAGTCAATTAATCTTATGAATTATCGTATAGGTCGCTATGTTAGAAAATCTCAAGAAGATACAGGGAGACAAGTACAATCCATAGCATCTCAAGTAGATGTTCTTAAAGAAATAGAACAAAGAGAGGGGATAAAGGTTTTCAAGACATATAAAGATAATGCTTCTGCATATAAACCTAATAATAGAGATGGTTTTAATCAGTTGCTACAAGATATTAATGAGGGAAAGATTGATGGTATTTTATGTTGGAAGGCAGATAGGTTAGCTAGAAATCATATTGAGGGAGGAATTATTTTGCACTGTTTAGAAAAGGGTATTTTGAAATTTATTAAGACACCTTATAAAACATATCTTCCCACGGATAATATGGTTCCTTTATCTATAGAAATAGGAATGTCTAACCAATACAGTCGTGACTTATCAAATAATGTCAAAAGGGGAAATATGACTAAAATAAAAAATGGTGGTCATTGTCATGTTGCTCCACAAGGTTATATTAACAATAAGGTTGATAAGACTATTGAGATTGATCCTGAGCGGTTTGATACTGTAAGAAAACTTTGGGATTTAGCTCTTACAGGAGTTTACTCATTAAAGCAAATATGTACTATTGCTAATGACGATTGGGGGTTTAAAACAAGACCTAAAAAGAGGACAGGAAATGTTCCTTTAAGTGTTCGAACTCTTCATGGAATTTTTATTAACCCGTTTTATTACGGAAAAACACGCAATGGGAAAAATGAAGGAATTGGTAAACATAAAGCTATGGTCACCTATAACGAGTTTCAAAAAGTTCAATCACTACTTAAAAGTAAAGGGAGAAAATCAAAAACCAGTTGTAGTTTTACATATACCGGATTATTTCACTGTGGAGAATGTACTTGTTCTATAACTGCTGAAAAGAAAGTAAAATATAAATGTCCCAAATGTAAAAAAAGACATACAGCAAAACATCCTAAAGTCTGCTCTTGTGGCTATCAAATTACTTTGTCAACGATCAATAAAGGAAAATTTTATACTTATTATCATTGTTCTAAATCTAAGACTAAATGTTCTCAGAAATCAATAACATTAGATGTGTTAGAGAATGAAATTATTAGTTTTTTGGGGAAATTTGAAGTCAATGAAGATTTTATTCAATGGAGTAAAAAATGGCTTGAATTATTAAAGATAAATTCAATAAAGGAAAAACAAAGAGAAAACCTACTTAATGCACAGAAAATTGAGCGTTTGAAAAAGAAGAAAAGTAGACTTTTAGATATGCGCCTTAATGATGAGATTGATGAAGTTATTTTTAAAGAAAAGAATGGGCAGTTAGAAAAAGAAATAGAATGTATTGAATCTTTTAAAAAAGATGAGATTATTACTAGGTTTGAAGAAGAGCTAAGTTTTTTAGCAGGACTTAAAAAGCGTTTTGAAAACTATGCTCCAAAAGAGAGAAAAATACTTCTCAATAAAATATCTTCGAACCACTATCTAATGGGCAAAGAAGTCAATATGGAAGCGAAAAAAGTCTACTTGTCTATTTTAAATCTTAGAAAGCACAAAAACTTAAACTTCGAACCGCCAAAAAGCCAATCTACGAAAGACTTAAATGAGGGTCAAAAACAGTGTTATTACGCTTGGCTGGCCACACTGAAAGAATTTCGAACCACTTTGTAA
- a CDS encoding DUF932 domain-containing protein, with the protein MYLQKLEKDEIFVPSAIRPLKSLTMMESRKGLENVIISNGKIVNVVSKRYGHIPNELFFKKAEQMLIDANLKYQKRTINRDDRSFVTDFIIDDTNQFTLKNNQDAILPMLRFKNSYDGSEKTSGHFGFYRKVCSNGLHIAQEQIAFSIKHSRNNTQLIMPKLNNLFSKFLDNEFYSIVQKFDQMKDFKLIDTEEFVKAVLDQTELFRYECSDKNDNPSKKAREVLEILDYESLLLDEQPNLWLGYNAFNSVLHGTLKKTFSQQEKLDKQLFEEIYQMV; encoded by the coding sequence ATGTATTTACAAAAATTAGAAAAAGACGAGATATTCGTCCCATCAGCTATTCGACCATTAAAAAGCCTTACTATGATGGAATCTCGTAAAGGGTTAGAAAATGTCATAATCTCTAATGGTAAGATTGTTAATGTTGTATCAAAACGCTATGGACACATACCAAATGAATTGTTTTTCAAAAAAGCCGAACAAATGCTTATTGATGCAAACCTAAAGTATCAAAAGCGCACAATTAACCGTGATGATCGCTCATTTGTAACCGATTTTATCATTGATGACACTAATCAATTTACACTGAAAAATAATCAGGATGCCATCCTACCAATGCTACGTTTTAAGAATTCCTATGATGGAAGCGAGAAAACATCTGGGCATTTTGGATTCTATCGCAAAGTATGCTCTAATGGCTTACATATTGCACAAGAGCAAATTGCGTTTTCCATCAAGCACAGTAGAAACAACACCCAGCTTATTATGCCAAAGCTCAACAATCTATTTTCTAAATTCCTAGATAATGAGTTTTACAGTATCGTACAAAAATTTGACCAGATGAAAGATTTTAAGCTTATTGATACAGAAGAATTTGTGAAAGCAGTTCTGGATCAAACAGAGCTATTTCGCTACGAATGCAGTGACAAGAATGATAATCCTTCTAAAAAAGCAAGAGAAGTACTTGAAATACTAGATTACGAATCTTTATTACTAGATGAACAACCTAATTTATGGCTTGGGTATAATGCTTTCAATTCAGTTTTACATGGTACGCTCAAAAAGACATTTTCACAACAGGAAAAACTCGACAAGCAATTGTTTGAGGAAATATATCAGATGGTTTAA
- a CDS encoding polymer-forming cytoskeletal protein — MKPHKNECSYSLFSRNTLINGKIKSDFDSIRFEGKMKGEIISCKKIITAASAEIIGNLKGKSIVHNGLLEGTIKSEELYLKENSITNGEVVSKIISIENAIFNGDLIISTKEDQY, encoded by the coding sequence ATGAAACCGCACAAAAACGAATGCAGTTATTCTCTTTTTAGTAGAAATACCTTAATTAATGGAAAAATTAAAAGTGATTTTGATTCGATAAGATTTGAAGGTAAAATGAAAGGAGAAATTATATCCTGTAAGAAAATAATTACTGCTGCTTCTGCAGAAATTATTGGTAACCTAAAAGGAAAGTCAATAGTTCACAATGGATTATTGGAAGGTACAATTAAATCTGAAGAGTTATATTTGAAGGAAAATAGTATTACAAATGGAGAAGTCGTATCTAAAATTATATCCATAGAAAACGCTATTTTTAACGGAGATTTAATAATTTCAACTAAAGAAGACCAATACTAA
- a CDS encoding mechanosensitive ion channel family protein, whose amino-acid sequence MKNELTNWPEVFKSSFYSLWEKITQSLPNIAAALLVICIGIIVARIISKIISALLTKFGNTKMGSVLSIDDNKYEEKSKTEIIALFSKFSYWIVVLFFLVVSSNVLGWTIVSQEIGELFRYIPKLLSGIIIVIIGLYIARFIKHTILKAMSSLEMSGSKALSSMAFYIVLIFVVITALNQIGVDTLIINQNLTIIIASTILSFAIAFGFASRNILESFISGSYSRKNLEIGTEIIIDGFQGEIVKVDAVTFNVDNGKTIKVFPLKILTNINYEIIKK is encoded by the coding sequence ATGAAAAATGAACTAACAAACTGGCCTGAAGTTTTCAAAAGCTCTTTTTATAGCCTTTGGGAGAAAATTACACAATCTCTACCAAATATAGCCGCAGCACTCCTAGTAATTTGTATAGGTATTATTGTTGCTAGAATAATAAGTAAAATTATATCAGCTTTATTGACAAAATTTGGTAATACTAAAATGGGTAGTGTATTATCTATAGATGATAATAAATATGAAGAAAAAAGTAAAACAGAAATAATAGCATTGTTTTCTAAATTTTCTTACTGGATCGTTGTCTTATTCTTCTTAGTAGTATCATCTAACGTCCTTGGATGGACAATAGTATCACAAGAAATTGGTGAGCTATTTAGATATATACCTAAGCTTTTGAGTGGAATAATCATTGTTATTATTGGGTTATACATTGCTCGTTTTATTAAACATACTATCCTAAAAGCTATGAGTTCATTAGAAATGTCTGGATCAAAAGCATTAAGCTCAATGGCCTTTTATATAGTCTTAATATTTGTTGTAATAACCGCTTTGAATCAAATTGGTGTAGATACATTAATAATCAATCAAAACCTTACCATAATTATAGCATCCACTATTCTATCATTTGCAATAGCCTTTGGATTTGCATCAAGAAATATATTAGAAAGCTTTATTTCTGGTTCATACAGCAGAAAAAATCTCGAAATAGGTACAGAAATTATCATAGATGGATTTCAGGGTGAAATAGTGAAAGTTGATGCTGTAACTTTTAATGTTGATAATGGTAAGACAATTAAAGTTTTTCCTTTAAAGATATTAACTAATATAAACTATGAAATTATTAAGAAATAA
- a CDS encoding RNA polymerase sigma factor encodes MFARKKSDIYLIKKFLSKKDVSAFGELYDRYTDRVYAKCLRFFQDENRAKDATQDIFIKILYELHSIKETEYFSSWLYTVTYRYCIDEYRKEKKNFFKDSDIPLKVYYEEDENVFNNFYSEILEKGLEKLNIEERTIIMMKYIDEMNIRTISEILGIGESAVKMRLKRTREKLINICNILINKEY; translated from the coding sequence ATGTTCGCTCGAAAAAAATCAGATATCTACTTAATTAAAAAGTTTTTAAGTAAAAAAGATGTCAGCGCTTTTGGTGAATTGTATGACAGATATACTGATCGTGTTTATGCTAAATGCCTTCGCTTTTTTCAGGATGAAAATAGAGCTAAAGATGCAACACAAGATATTTTTATTAAAATTTTATATGAGTTGCACTCAATTAAGGAGACGGAATACTTTTCTTCTTGGCTATATACTGTAACGTACAGATATTGTATAGATGAATATAGGAAAGAGAAAAAGAATTTCTTTAAAGATTCAGATATACCGTTAAAAGTTTATTATGAAGAAGATGAAAATGTTTTTAATAATTTCTATTCTGAAATTCTTGAGAAAGGATTAGAAAAACTAAACATAGAAGAAAGAACAATTATCATGATGAAATATATTGACGAAATGAACATCAGAACAATTTCAGAAATATTAGGTATTGGCGAATCTGCTGTAAAAATGAGGTTAAAACGAACCAGAGAAAAATTAATTAATATCTGTAATATACTTATAAACAAAGAATATTAG
- the corA gene encoding magnesium/cobalt transporter CorA, producing the protein MRFTIRQKNKSEIPGKPIFIGTQKQDNIYITLIAFDDNQFIEIEILEIEEIFSYLSQYKNAWINIDGIHDVELIKMICERFDIHSLLIEDIVNTGVRSKSDIEDDFIFTVIKMMFLGKDQTLHSEQLSMFLTKNVLLTFQEKKGDVFDPIRERIRNKKGRIRSYNLSYLKYCLLDVIIDNYNYLIEIFGENVEELEDRILSNPSKNVLEDINKNKIELNYFKKNIRPARETINNFKNYKTPLITKREQPFYNDLNELINRIYETLENYKMMLSEQLTVYSTNVNYKLNEIMKLLTIFSVVFIPITFIAGIYGTNFNNVPELKLEYGYFYMWGIIIIVTISMLVFFKKKKWF; encoded by the coding sequence ATGAGATTTACTATCCGTCAAAAGAATAAAAGTGAAATCCCTGGCAAACCAATATTTATAGGTACGCAAAAACAGGATAATATTTATATTACTCTAATTGCTTTTGATGATAACCAATTTATAGAAATTGAAATATTAGAAATTGAAGAAATTTTTAGTTACCTATCCCAATATAAAAATGCATGGATTAATATAGACGGTATTCATGATGTAGAATTGATTAAGATGATATGTGAACGCTTTGATATACATTCTTTATTGATTGAAGATATTGTTAACACTGGAGTACGATCAAAGTCTGATATAGAGGATGATTTTATTTTTACAGTCATAAAAATGATGTTCTTAGGTAAAGATCAAACATTACACTCTGAACAGCTATCTATGTTTTTAACCAAAAATGTATTACTAACTTTTCAAGAAAAAAAAGGAGATGTTTTTGATCCAATTAGAGAAAGGATTAGGAATAAAAAAGGTAGAATTAGAAGTTATAACCTCAGTTACTTAAAATACTGCTTATTAGATGTTATTATCGATAACTATAATTACTTAATAGAAATATTCGGTGAAAATGTAGAAGAACTAGAAGATCGAATTTTATCTAATCCTAGCAAAAATGTCCTAGAAGACATTAATAAAAATAAAATAGAACTTAATTATTTTAAAAAAAATATTAGACCTGCTCGTGAAACAATTAATAACTTTAAGAATTATAAAACACCCTTAATTACAAAACGTGAACAACCATTTTATAATGACCTTAATGAGTTGATAAATAGAATATATGAAACATTGGAAAATTATAAGATGATGTTAAGTGAACAATTAACCGTCTATTCTACAAATGTTAACTATAAACTCAATGAAATTATGAAACTTCTTACTATTTTCTCTGTAGTCTTTATACCAATAACATTTATAGCAGGTATATATGGTACTAACTTTAACAATGTTCCTGAATTGAAACTAGAATATGGATATTTTTATATGTGGGGAATTATAATTATTGTGACAATTTCAATGCTTGTATTTTTTAAAAAAAAGAAATGGTTTTAA
- a CDS encoding universal stress protein, with protein sequence MKNILIPYDFSETAINALNYTKKLFAEQNINIFLLDVYIGERSYLLSEEYNEKWFSQMDDEIEDELKYLVDILNRENKGFSYHAIADSNSLTNAIKETIKEEKIDLVICGTKGAKSLAQTFIGTNTVKIIRAIDYTPILVVPTEYKYKNIDRIILSTNYKRPFNRTELHPLIRLSNMKRCNVEIVNLSIEEALTNKQRTHKVNLRELLQDLQTHYKKLSWEESESYTLQKYVEESNGQLLVLINHHYNFFNKLLNEDVIKKVTFSSKIPLLILPEMS encoded by the coding sequence ATGAAAAATATTTTAATTCCTTATGATTTCTCAGAAACAGCAATTAATGCATTAAATTATACTAAAAAACTTTTTGCAGAACAGAATATAAATATCTTTTTATTGGATGTTTATATAGGCGAAAGATCTTACTTATTAAGTGAGGAATATAATGAGAAATGGTTTAGTCAAATGGACGATGAAATTGAAGATGAATTGAAATATTTGGTTGATATTCTCAATAGAGAAAATAAAGGTTTTTCATATCATGCTATTGCCGATTCTAACTCTTTAACAAATGCCATAAAGGAAACTATTAAAGAAGAGAAAATTGATTTGGTGATATGTGGTACAAAAGGCGCCAAAAGTTTGGCGCAAACCTTTATTGGAACGAATACAGTTAAAATAATCAGAGCAATTGACTATACACCTATATTGGTAGTTCCTACAGAATATAAGTATAAAAATATAGACAGGATTATCCTTTCTACAAACTATAAAAGACCTTTTAATAGAACAGAACTTCATCCATTAATTAGATTGAGTAATATGAAACGCTGCAATGTGGAAATTGTAAATCTTTCTATCGAAGAGGCTTTAACAAATAAGCAAAGAACTCATAAAGTAAATCTAAGAGAATTATTACAAGATTTACAAACTCATTATAAAAAGCTTAGCTGGGAAGAATCTGAATCATACACTCTTCAAAAATATGTGGAAGAATCTAACGGACAATTACTAGTTCTCATCAATCATCATTATAATTTCTTTAATAAATTATTAAACGAAGATGTTATTAAAAAAGTTACTTTTAGTAGTAAAATACCTTTACTAATTTTACCAGAAATGTCATGA
- a CDS encoding TerB family tellurite resistance protein, protein MGIIDLFESSIHRNNMAHFSAILNIALVDGELNSDEQLIINRFVKKLDITEEEYKEVLKTPNKYPIIPQNNIDDRLERLLDLFKIILSDHRIDKEESDLVLRYAIQLGFSEDSAKSIIKKSLNIFNADIDFDDYKKILSII, encoded by the coding sequence ATGGGAATAATAGATCTTTTTGAATCAAGTATTCATAGAAACAATATGGCACACTTTTCTGCAATATTAAATATAGCATTAGTAGATGGTGAATTGAACTCGGATGAACAATTAATCATTAATCGGTTTGTTAAAAAATTGGATATAACTGAGGAAGAATATAAAGAAGTCCTAAAAACTCCAAACAAATATCCAATTATACCTCAAAACAATATAGATGATAGACTTGAGCGTTTGTTAGATTTGTTTAAAATCATTCTTTCTGATCATAGAATTGATAAAGAAGAAAGTGATTTAGTCCTACGATACGCAATTCAATTAGGATTTAGTGAAGACTCTGCTAAATCTATTATAAAAAAATCATTGAATATATTTAATGCAGATATAGATTTTGATGATTACAAAAAAATATTAAGTATTATTTAA
- a CDS encoding VOC family protein, which produces MELNFHISLPCKDLNETLQYYTEELGLEIGRSTSKWVDFNLYGTQLTFVKVEEYTFQYPFYVLEDNQLPTFHFGIILNYENWESIYDRINRWSTDTIIKTTFFEDQNGEQSSFFVQDPNNYHIEFKTFKEKGEIFM; this is translated from the coding sequence ATGGAATTAAACTTTCACATATCCCTTCCTTGTAAGGATCTAAATGAGACCTTACAGTATTATACGGAAGAATTAGGACTAGAAATAGGTAGATCTACTAGTAAATGGGTAGATTTTAATCTATACGGAACGCAATTAACTTTTGTTAAAGTAGAGGAATATACTTTCCAATACCCATTTTATGTTTTAGAAGATAATCAATTACCGACATTTCATTTTGGTATTATACTAAACTATGAAAACTGGGAAAGTATTTATGATAGAATAAATAGATGGTCTACTGACACAATTATTAAAACAACGTTTTTTGAAGATCAAAATGGAGAACAAAGTTCGTTTTTCGTTCAGGATCCAAACAACTATCATATTGAATTTAAAACCTTTAAAGAGAAAGGTGAAATTTTTATGTAA
- a CDS encoding deoxyhypusine synthase family protein translates to MNKPITNFIEKYFLHFNAASLVDAAKGYETQLEQGAKMLISLAGAMSTAELGKIFAEMIRQDKVHIISCTGANLEEDIMNLVAHSHYKRVPNYRDLTPQDEWDLLLKGLNRVTDTCIPEEEAFRRLQKHILKIWKDAEKNGERYFPHEFMYKLLLSGVLEEYYEIDIKDSWMYAAAEKNLPMVVPGWEDSTMGNIFASYVLKGELKASTMKSGIEYMTFLADWYTNNSNNGIGFFQIGGGIAGDFPICVVPMLYQDMEQENTPFWSYFCQISDSTTSYGSYSGAVPNEKITWGKLDIDTPKFIIESDATIVAPLIFAYLLNM, encoded by the coding sequence ATGAACAAACCAATTACAAATTTTATAGAAAAATACTTTTTACACTTTAATGCAGCATCGTTAGTAGATGCTGCCAAAGGTTACGAAACTCAATTAGAGCAAGGAGCTAAAATGTTAATTTCTTTAGCTGGTGCTATGAGTACTGCGGAATTAGGAAAAATTTTTGCTGAAATGATTCGTCAAGACAAAGTGCACATTATTTCATGCACAGGAGCCAATTTGGAGGAAGATATCATGAATTTAGTGGCACATTCTCATTATAAAAGAGTTCCAAACTATCGTGATTTAACGCCTCAAGATGAATGGGATTTATTATTAAAAGGCTTAAACCGAGTAACAGACACTTGCATACCAGAGGAAGAAGCTTTTCGAAGATTACAAAAGCATATTTTAAAGATTTGGAAGGATGCTGAAAAAAATGGAGAACGCTATTTTCCGCATGAATTTATGTACAAATTATTATTATCAGGAGTATTAGAAGAATATTATGAAATAGATATTAAAGATTCTTGGATGTACGCTGCAGCTGAAAAGAATTTACCAATGGTAGTTCCAGGATGGGAAGATTCTACTATGGGAAATATTTTTGCTTCCTATGTTTTAAAAGGAGAATTGAAAGCTTCTACGATGAAAAGTGGAATTGAATACATGACCTTTTTAGCAGATTGGTATACTAATAATTCGAACAATGGAATTGGCTTTTTCCAAATTGGAGGAGGAATTGCTGGCGATTTTCCTATTTGTGTAGTACCAATGCTTTATCAAGATATGGAACAAGAAAACACTCCTTTTTGGAGCTATTTCTGTCAAATTTCAGATTCGACAACAAGTTATGGTTCTTATTCTGGAGCAGTTCCTAATGAAAAAATCACTTGGGGTAAACTAGACATAGATACTCCAAAATTCATTATTGAAAGTGATGCCACTATTGTTGCTCCATTAATTTTTGCGTATCTTTTAAACATGTAA
- a CDS encoding RMD1 family protein yields the protein MLVKAYHLEVQIDLSRIRNWFSKYQLLKREHTFILYKTNKESYIYLKNYGSVVFLNCENFEIVTVLEYLNGTKNNMETMLSEEYEITINDDIEVDFGSIQIKELHDDIAHIIMLNLAQSVALMNYVNKASDLHEKTMVYSRQLEHTGNFKLSKTKMRKFIGRTLNLKNNIAENLFVFDSPEVAWSDKELSVLDYKLKDELDVAKRHQGIENSLNVIKENLDLFSDIIHHKYSSMLEWIIILLILFEIVQVLIEKIL from the coding sequence ATGTTAGTCAAAGCATATCATTTAGAAGTTCAAATAGATCTGAGTAGAATCCGAAATTGGTTTTCCAAGTATCAATTGTTAAAAAGGGAGCATACTTTTATTCTATATAAAACAAATAAGGAATCTTACATCTACTTAAAAAACTATGGCAGTGTAGTGTTTTTAAATTGTGAGAATTTTGAAATAGTAACTGTTTTAGAGTATTTAAATGGAACTAAAAACAATATGGAAACAATGCTTTCTGAAGAGTATGAAATAACCATAAATGACGATATAGAAGTTGATTTTGGAAGTATACAAATTAAAGAGCTCCATGATGATATAGCGCATATTATTATGTTGAATTTGGCACAATCAGTAGCGCTAATGAATTATGTGAACAAGGCTTCTGATTTGCATGAGAAAACCATGGTGTATTCTCGACAGCTTGAGCACACAGGAAACTTTAAACTATCAAAAACAAAAATGCGCAAGTTTATAGGCAGAACTTTAAATCTAAAAAACAACATAGCCGAAAACTTGTTTGTATTTGACTCACCAGAAGTAGCTTGGAGTGACAAAGAACTGTCAGTTTTAGATTACAAGTTAAAAGATGAGCTGGATGTTGCAAAAAGACATCAGGGTATTGAAAATAGTCTAAACGTAATAAAAGAAAATTTAGACCTATTTAGTGATATCATCCATCATAAATATAGTAGCATGCTAGAATGGATAATCATCCTTCTTATCTTATTTGAAATCGTACAAGTTTTAATCGAAAAAATATTATAA
- the speB gene encoding agmatinase: MNTKNYAGIPDQYAKLEKANIVLIPVPYDGTSTWQKGADKGPDAFLQASENMELYDIETNSEVYKEGVYLTEAITENSSPEAMVEAVHSEVKKYINKKKFVTIVGGEHSISIGTIRAFDECFNNISVLHIDAHADLRKEYEGSTCNHACAVYEASQNTNLVQVGIRSMDVSEKSSMNMEKVFFAHDMAVNEDWVDDVLDQLTDNIFITFDLDALDPSIMPSTGTPEPGGLLWYETLDFLRRVFEERNVVGFDIVELCPNELDKSSDFLMAKLYYKMLSYKFYLNEEDEDEEDKKEHKAISKFREDEYEEY; encoded by the coding sequence ATGAACACGAAAAATTACGCTGGTATACCAGACCAATACGCAAAGTTAGAAAAAGCAAATATTGTACTTATTCCTGTGCCTTATGACGGTACTAGTACTTGGCAAAAAGGTGCAGATAAAGGGCCTGATGCATTCTTACAAGCATCAGAAAATATGGAATTATACGATATCGAAACCAATAGCGAAGTATATAAGGAAGGAGTGTATTTAACGGAAGCTATAACTGAAAATTCTTCACCAGAAGCGATGGTAGAGGCAGTACATTCGGAAGTAAAAAAATACATTAATAAAAAGAAGTTTGTAACTATTGTTGGTGGAGAACATTCTATATCTATAGGTACTATCCGTGCCTTTGACGAATGTTTTAATAACATCTCTGTTTTACATATTGATGCTCATGCCGATTTACGAAAAGAATACGAAGGTTCGACTTGTAATCATGCTTGTGCAGTTTATGAAGCAAGTCAAAACACCAATTTAGTACAAGTAGGTATTCGTAGTATGGACGTCTCTGAAAAATCCTCAATGAACATGGAAAAAGTTTTCTTTGCACATGACATGGCTGTAAATGAAGATTGGGTTGACGATGTACTAGATCAATTAACTGATAATATCTTTATAACATTTGATTTAGATGCTTTAGACCCATCAATTATGCCTAGTACTGGAACACCAGAGCCAGGAGGATTACTTTGGTATGAAACATTAGATTTTTTACGTCGCGTTTTTGAAGAAAGAAACGTTGTAGGATTTGATATTGTAGAGCTATGTCCCAATGAACTTGATAAATCATCAGATTTTTTAATGGCCAAATTATACTACAAGATGTTAAGCTATAAGTTTTACTTAAACGAAGAAGATGAAGATGAAGAAGACAAAAAGGAACATAAAGCTATCTCTAAGTTTAGAGAAGACGAATACGAAGAATATTAA